The following are encoded together in the Candidatus Woesebacteria bacterium genome:
- the secA gene encoding preprotein translocase subunit SecA produces the protein MFTNVFSKFLDVNKKELDKLQKTVDEINKLSSDCKKLKDSDFPRKTLEFKNRLDKGESLESIVVEGMALAREASLRRIGLYPYDVQMMAAVALFQGKIIEQKTGEGKTLAAVPALYLRALAGKGVHLVTVNDYLARRDAGWNAPAFHLLGQSVGVIVQEGKSLIFDINFIDKTHGDERLQHLKPCGRKEAYAADITYGTNNEFGFDYLRDNMVQSLEDKVQRGHYYAVVDEVDSVLIDEARTPLIISAPDTEPTEKYVQFAGMVDKLKPDVDYLVDEKTRSASLTEQGITKVEKLMGVDNLYENDYTTIHHIENALRAKSLYRLDKEYVIQEGQVVIVDEFTGRLMPGRRWNDGMHQAVEAKEKVHIQQESKTLATISFQNYFRMYEVLSGMTGTAATEAEEFRKIYNRDVVVVPTNEPVAREDMSDLVYKTLKAKHQAIVEEIEMKRKIGQPVLVGTTSIEKNEIISLYLKRKKIDHNVLNAKNHEKEALIISGAGKPGAITVATNMAGRGVDIVLGGSKPERQDNQNESVYKESKAYKKWKQDHEKVIKAGGLHVIGTERHESRRIDNQLRGRSGRQGDPGSTRFYLSLEDDLMRVFGGDQIRSLMDRLKLPDDQPIENKLISRAIEQAQVKVEGSHFDTRKNVVEYDDVANQQRDIVYKLRNKILESENIKDEIYEKLEKQIEKIIVLSSSSGKFDSEKAVVNLLDIIPFDEASRDRVKMELEKRKSDNDRKELIMKVVSDVYSSREKQVSDKVMRQIEKYSYLSSIDHLWIEHIDFIDGLRTAVGLRGAAQRDPKAEFKNEAFSAFEGLIDRIDAELTNRLFRTQVTSRFQSEIPLEMARTNVDASDNTGLSGDADFTALAGKPAFRPSSSKQIQNALANKSHENKKVSSKAPGRNDPCPCGAINPNTGKPYKYKKCGLINAPYHNL, from the coding sequence ATGTTTACAAATGTTTTCAGCAAATTTCTGGATGTAAATAAAAAGGAATTAGATAAATTACAGAAAACGGTCGACGAGATAAATAAACTGTCAAGCGATTGTAAAAAACTTAAAGATAGCGACTTTCCCAGAAAAACATTAGAATTCAAAAACAGATTAGACAAAGGTGAATCCCTCGAGAGTATTGTTGTTGAAGGGATGGCGCTTGCAAGAGAAGCTTCTTTGCGTAGAATCGGTTTATATCCTTACGACGTGCAAATGATGGCCGCTGTAGCACTTTTCCAGGGAAAAATAATCGAGCAAAAAACCGGTGAAGGCAAAACACTTGCTGCGGTTCCCGCTTTGTATTTGCGAGCTTTAGCCGGCAAGGGTGTTCATCTTGTGACTGTTAACGATTACCTTGCCAGACGTGATGCTGGTTGGAATGCTCCTGCGTTTCACTTGTTGGGGCAAAGTGTGGGGGTAATTGTTCAGGAAGGAAAATCACTTATTTTTGATATCAATTTTATTGACAAAACTCATGGTGACGAAAGACTTCAGCACTTGAAACCTTGTGGGCGAAAAGAAGCTTATGCTGCAGATATCACATATGGAACAAATAATGAATTTGGATTTGATTACTTACGTGACAATATGGTTCAAAGCTTGGAAGACAAGGTTCAGCGTGGCCATTATTATGCAGTCGTTGACGAGGTTGATTCTGTCCTAATCGATGAGGCTAGAACCCCCTTAATTATTTCAGCTCCTGACACCGAGCCTACTGAAAAGTATGTGCAATTTGCCGGCATGGTCGACAAATTGAAACCGGATGTTGATTACTTGGTTGACGAAAAAACGAGAAGTGCCAGTTTAACCGAGCAGGGAATTACTAAAGTAGAAAAACTGATGGGTGTCGATAATTTGTACGAAAATGATTATACAACGATTCATCATATTGAAAACGCGCTTCGGGCAAAATCCCTTTATCGTCTGGATAAAGAGTATGTTATTCAGGAAGGTCAAGTGGTGATAGTTGATGAATTTACGGGTCGCTTGATGCCCGGAAGGCGTTGGAATGATGGCATGCATCAAGCTGTTGAAGCAAAAGAAAAGGTGCATATTCAACAAGAAAGCAAGACATTGGCAACAATATCATTCCAGAATTATTTTCGTATGTATGAGGTGTTATCGGGAATGACCGGAACTGCCGCAACTGAGGCTGAAGAATTTAGGAAAATTTATAATCGTGATGTAGTTGTCGTTCCGACAAACGAACCGGTTGCACGAGAAGATATGTCGGACTTGGTGTATAAAACTTTGAAGGCAAAGCACCAAGCGATCGTGGAAGAAATAGAGATGAAAAGAAAAATCGGTCAGCCTGTTTTGGTCGGAACAACGTCGATTGAAAAAAACGAAATCATTAGTCTTTACTTAAAAAGAAAAAAAATCGACCATAATGTTTTAAATGCGAAAAACCACGAGAAAGAAGCCTTGATTATTTCAGGTGCCGGTAAGCCGGGAGCGATTACTGTTGCAACTAATATGGCGGGACGCGGTGTCGATATTGTGCTCGGAGGTTCAAAACCAGAAAGACAAGATAATCAGAACGAGAGTGTTTATAAAGAATCTAAAGCCTACAAAAAATGGAAACAAGACCACGAGAAAGTTATTAAGGCAGGTGGACTACATGTGATTGGGACGGAAAGGCATGAATCAAGAAGAATAGACAATCAGTTGCGAGGTCGGTCGGGAAGGCAGGGTGACCCAGGATCTACGAGATTTTATTTATCTTTAGAGGATGACTTGATGAGGGTTTTTGGCGGAGATCAAATCAGGTCATTAATGGATAGATTAAAATTGCCGGATGATCAGCCAATTGAAAACAAGCTTATCTCTCGTGCAATCGAACAGGCTCAGGTAAAAGTGGAAGGTTCCCATTTTGATACCCGCAAAAATGTGGTTGAGTATGACGATGTGGCAAACCAGCAACGCGACATTGTGTATAAACTGAGAAACAAGATTCTTGAATCGGAAAATATAAAAGATGAAATTTATGAGAAACTAGAAAAGCAAATTGAAAAAATTATTGTTCTATCGTCAAGCTCCGGAAAATTTGACAGCGAAAAAGCGGTTGTAAATTTACTTGATATCATTCCTTTTGATGAAGCATCGCGAGATAGGGTGAAAATGGAACTTGAAAAAAGGAAATCGGACAATGACAGAAAAGAACTTATCATGAAAGTCGTATCCGATGTATACTCCTCGCGGGAAAAACAAGTTAGTGACAAGGTAATGCGCCAAATCGAAAAGTATTCCTATCTTAGTTCAATCGACCACTTGTGGATAGAGCATATAGACTTTATTGATGGTTTAAGGACGGCGGTTGGACTTCGAGGTGCGGCTCAAAGGGATCCAAAGGCAGAATTTAAAAATGAAGCCTTCAGTGCCTTTGAAGGTTTAATTGATCGTATCGATGCTGAATTAACAAACAGATTGTTTAGGACGCAAGTTACGTCACGTTTCCAGTCCGAGATTCCGCTTGAAATGGCGAGGACAAATGTCGATGCTTCGGACAATACCGGTTTGTCGGGAGATGCCGATTTCACAGCACTGGCGGGAAAACCAGCTTTCAGACCAAGTTCTTCAAAGCAGATACAAAATGCACTTGCCAACAAATCGCATGAGAACAAAAAAGTTAGCTCAAAGGCTCCAGGTAGAAATGATCCATGTCCATGTGGAGCTATTAATCCAAATACGGGAAAACCATATAAATATAAAAAATGCGGTCTAATCAATGCACCGTATCATAATTTATGA
- a CDS encoding polymer-forming cytoskeletal protein produces the protein MKKFRLFIVLLLLSLVVPITTTAIYARDHSESPKITSLSQDKVIDGDYLAFGERVEIYGTVNGDVYAAGGIVIVQGKINGDVLVAGGEVIIGGSVSQNVRVLGGNVSVTGDVGRNLSFGAGNVNVTESAHILGNIVGASGNTYLSGRIDGDIKTGNGTLTLSNVVGGNVESNVEDLRLTSKASVTGDLTYWSYYDASIDETATVGGTVTKKVSIVPSTPQDDLAIAKTVNHGFRVYWFVSTFLFGIIFVKLFSKCISNIANVIDKKPWLSLGYGFVSFIMLPILIILVFITIVGIPTATFLMFAYFMALYLAKFFTMTWVGALILKKINKAQTPMKMFVVGFLVYSILKVIPVVGFLSSLGFLLVGLGSLLLYFKQTHFEKK, from the coding sequence ATGAAAAAATTCAGGTTATTTATCGTCCTTTTACTTTTATCACTGGTCGTGCCAATTACTACCACCGCTATTTACGCCCGTGATCATTCGGAGTCTCCTAAAATTACCTCACTTTCTCAGGATAAGGTAATAGATGGTGACTATTTGGCATTTGGTGAGCGTGTAGAAATATATGGTACGGTAAATGGTGATGTATATGCAGCCGGAGGAATAGTAATAGTACAAGGAAAAATAAACGGAGATGTTCTCGTCGCCGGTGGCGAAGTTATCATTGGAGGAAGTGTGAGTCAAAACGTTAGAGTACTCGGTGGAAACGTTAGTGTAACAGGTGACGTAGGGCGCAATCTATCTTTTGGAGCAGGAAATGTTAATGTGACTGAATCCGCACATATACTTGGAAATATAGTCGGGGCAAGTGGAAATACATATTTGTCGGGTCGTATCGATGGTGACATAAAAACTGGTAACGGAACTCTCACGCTGTCAAATGTTGTTGGTGGTAATGTGGAATCAAATGTCGAAGACTTAAGACTTACCTCAAAAGCTTCTGTTACCGGAGATCTGACTTACTGGAGCTACTATGACGCTTCAATTGACGAAACTGCAACAGTAGGCGGTACGGTTACGAAAAAAGTATCCATTGTTCCATCCACACCACAAGACGACCTTGCAATAGCAAAAACGGTTAATCATGGATTTCGCGTTTATTGGTTTGTTAGTACATTCTTGTTTGGCATAATATTTGTAAAATTGTTCTCAAAATGCATATCAAATATAGCTAATGTAATTGATAAAAAGCCTTGGCTTAGTTTGGGGTATGGTTTCGTGTCTTTTATTATGCTTCCAATATTAATTATATTAGTTTTTATCACCATCGTCGGCATACCAACGGCAACATTTTTAATGTTTGCTTATTTCATGGCACTTTACCTTGCTAAATTCTTTACAATGACGTGGGTTGGGGCACTTATTTTGAAGAAAATAAATAAAGCACAAACACCAATGAAAATGTTTGTAGTAGGTTTTCTCGTTTATTCGATTCTTAAGGTTATTCCTGTTGTTGGATTTTTATCATCCCTTGGTTTCCTGCTCGTTGGCTTAGGGTCACTGCTACTTTATTTCAAACAAACACACTTTGAGAAGAAGTAA